The following nucleotide sequence is from Oncorhynchus kisutch isolate 150728-3 linkage group LG29, Okis_V2, whole genome shotgun sequence.
ACAGGCTATCGCTGAAACTATTTGAAAAGTCGGGTGAAATGAAGTCGGCTGTTGGCTAACTAGCGAAAGCTAAAGGGTAATATCATCTGCCCGCCATCTTTTTGGAGAATGTGGAGAATTTGGTTTTGGTGTATACATGTTTTACGAGCCAGTCATGGTTTATACACTAGTCAATATACGTTCATTTTTATGAGTTAGCTGATAGCTACAGTACACTGGTTTGCACTTGCAACCACGGAATGGAAATGAGAGTCCGCGCGAATTGTTCCAAAAGTGTTCAAAGCACCCCTTGTATTTCCTCCGCGCATGATTGCAAGCATAGTTTGCAAAGTTAGATGTGTTTTGTTAAGCTAGTTTAGTTACCTAATTGCAATATTTTGCCATAAGATACCGTAACGTTACGgtattgtaaaaaaacaaaacacatgTTTTGCTAGTCAGCTACGGTTGGTGTAACTGTTTGATTGTTTACGCGGGAGGTAGTACAAAGCTAAATGCTATATACATTTTCCATGGACAAACAAATATATGTTGTGGGTGTAACTTTAAAACTAGTAGCTTCTACTAGGTTGCTGAACGAGATACATAATATATTTGTGGAGTTTTCGTTATTGAAGTATCCATAGTACAATGGCATCACAACGTTATACAGCAATCCAACTACTCAGCGTGAGACTTGTATCTAAATCAGCTGTGCTGTTGTCTCTCAGTTTTGCAGTTTGTTTGGGTATGTATGGAATGACATTTGTGGTTGCGAATGACATTAATTActactccatctctctcgctgATTATTTAGATACGTTGTTTTGAGTTATTCTTTTGTGTTACGGCTCATATTTACTTGTACCTTTGCTCCGTGCACTGTTGCATGATCGCTGTATCCAATGTGCAAAAGACAACTCTATGGTCAAAGGAAAATGGTAATGCCAGACCAAGACCGAGGTGCAGGCTGTAGATTGTGGTCTAGACAATGTCCCTTAAGCCTGGAGAGGGCAACACATCTCTCCAGGGACACAGCCAGCTGTCTGTCAGGAGACATTTGCGCATTACAATATATGGAAGAATTGTGTGATGATACAGAAAAGGCTTTAGTTTCTTTTCATAATTACTACCTTTCATTTCATCCCAGGTATCAATTATTTTTTTAGTTCTTGTACCTGGGTCATGGATTTTTTTCAGGGACACTACTTTTATGCTGAAGACTCAtgatcatcaccctgttctgttTTTTAATAGATTAAAAAGGTCAGGCCCTGCAATGAGATGCAGTTTCCTTTGGGCCACTAAAGAGCAAAAAGAACTACACAATCCACTGAGGACGCAGTGTCCGTCTCCCACCCTGTCCATTGCAGAGGTAGCAGTGACTCCTAGAATACCACCCCCTTCCCATCGCCAGCATGTCTGCTGTTACCTCAGCAACCCCGGCCCCTCCTCAGGGAGTCAACCCCCCACCCCCGGAGGTGACCAATCCCACCAAACCAGGTCGGAAAACCAACCAACTACAGTACATGCAGAATGTAATGGTCAAGACGTTGTGGAAGCATAACTTTGCCTGGCCCTTCTACGTGCCAGTCGATGCCATCAAATTGGGACTTCCGGTGAGTAGACTGTAGATATTGACAATGGGCGTTATAAATATCAGAAAGCCTATGCTTATAGGTATCTCACTGTGCAGAAGACTTGCAGCTGACAGATAATTTTGGTTATTCTGTGTATCAGGATTACCATAAGATCATAAAGCAACCTATGGACATGGGAACCATCAAAAAGAGACTGGAGCATAACTACTATTGGAGTGCCAGTGAATGCATGCAGGACTTCAACACCATGTTCACCAACTGTTACATATATAACAAGGTGAGTGCTCCAAGAGAGTAAATACAGACTGTGTCTCCTAGGGGTCAATTTATTTTGGATTTAAAATGATAGTCTCTAATATGTTTGCAGATTCTCCCAGGGCTAATCCCAAAGCTCCATGTTTTTACATTGACCTCTAGTTTCCGCTTTGCATTTCCCACTCATGTTCCTCACTTGCTGTTTTTACTTTGCCCACCAGCCAACAGATGACATTGTCCTGATGGCACAGGCCTTGGAGAAGATCTTCCTGCAGAAAGTTGCCATGATGCCCCAGGAGGAGGTGGAGCTTCTGCCTCCTACACCCAAACCCAAGAAAAGCAAAAGCATAGGTAATAGGCCACTGTTCATCTGATCCTGATACTATAGACCCCTATCATTTGATAGATCCTTAGATATAGTATTGAAAAATGTAGAGAAAATGGGTACATATTGCCAATAAGATAACCACTAATTGCACCTGCTACAGGTGGTCTGGATGGAAGTGAGTCACCACCGTCCTTCCCTGGCTCTACGACATCTGTGATTGGCTCTTCTACAATGTCTACCATCACCCCCAAAGTCCCAGCTGTGCAGTGCTCGCCCAATGCTCCCATGATTCCCGTCGTCTCACCCTCACAACCTCTTGTCAAAGTAAGTCACTGTACATTTTCCTTCAggtatatatcatatatatttaGTCTTTTGAatactgtgagtgtgtgtttttgtacaCCTAGAAGAAAGGGGTAAAGAGGAAAGCAGACACCACCACCCCCACGACATCTGCAATCACAGCCAGCCGGAGTGAATCTCCCAGCCCCGTCTCAGAGGGCAAGCAGGGTAAAGTGATGTCCAGAAGGGAGAGCACAGGCCGTCCGATCAAAGCTCCCAAGAAAGACCTTGTGGAAGGGGAGTTGGGCCAGCATGGCGGCAAGCGGAGCAGAATGAGTGAGCAGCTCAAGTACTGCGACAGTATCCTGAAGGAGATGTTGTCAAAGAAACATGCTGCGTATGCCTGGCCCTTCTATAAGCCTGTAGACGCTGAGGCTCTGGAGCTACATGACTACCACGAGATCATAAAGCACCCCATGGATCTCAGCACTGTTAAAGTACGCACCACAGAACAAAGCATGCACAGTAGAAGAAATCACGTTTACAGTTAACCATTACCTTAGTATTGGCCCGTGCTGTTGCCCATCCGTGCACTGTTTGGATAACACTTGCTGTTCATTTGCAGAAAAAGATAGATGGCCGGGAGTATCCAGATGCACAGATGTTTGCAGCGGATGTTCGaataatgttctcaaattgttacAAGTATAACCCTCCAGATCACGAGGTTGTTGCCATGGCCAGAAAACTCCAGGTAGGTTTGGGGATTTTTAAGGTCCACTTTGGGGGGGAAATCTGAAATAACGGCTTTAAAATATATAACTGATCAATGTACCATCATACCAGGTCATTTAATGCTTAAAAACAAGAAAGTGGATGAAAAAGATATTTGGCTACAGAAGTGCAATTTCTTACCGATCTCTACAGCTTCTGTCCAAAAACAAATCCTGTGAAATGACGTCAACACATACAGGTGGAATTACTGGCTAGCTAAAGTGGCTATCTTAGCGAACAAACTAGCTACATCGATTGCGGTGCGTGTGACCAGAATGACACATCGACGAACCACCAAAGGCACACTCCATTTCTATTTGAAAATTGAGATGAGGGCGGAGTTGGACCGTTTTTGTGCCCAAAGTCGACCTTTAAACCTTTCTCTGGATCACATTTGAAAAATCTATGTAAAATTGAATCAGTTGGTTCATCTCTAAtgtttctgtccctctccttttcCCCATCATTCCATGCGTGTCTTTTTCTATCAGGATGTGTTTGAGATGCGTTTTGCTAAGATGCCTGATGAACCGGTGGAGCTGAGCCCCGGTGCAGGCGGTATGGTCAGTAAAGGTGACAACTCGAGCAGCGGTGACTCCTCCAGCTCGGACTGCTCCGACTCGGAGGAGGAGCGGGCCTCCCGGCTCGCCGAGCTGCAGGAACAGGTGGGTGCGGAACAGGTGGGTTTCAGATCCGAGGTCCGTCCGACTACTCCTCTAACATGAAGGGCTCAGGGATGGCCTTCCTCCCACCTTCTCTTCTCACATCACAGCCACCTTGTCCAATCCAAACTGTTGTCTGAGACCGAGAGGGAGGGGCTGCCACCTTACATGCAGTcaaacccctccccctcccttcagcCACGCAAACCTCTGCTTTCTCCACTGATTCGTCATCTCCCCATTGATAGCACTGAAATGTAACCCTCTACCGCTTCAAATTGTGTATTTCCATGCACCTACTGGCACAGATTGCTTGCATGCATTACTTAAACAAAAGCCTTCTTTTTGAAAACATATCACAATGTAGTTTTGCATAATGGTACCACACAGTAGCTCTTGTCATAACATGGTGTTTTAAAATGGTTTTGATCTGATCTCTTTTTTGGAGTTTTCTATCTTTGTCCCCTTATTTCCCTTTGGCTCTCTTACCAGTGTATCTCTCTGGAGCGCCCCAATGGTAGCGGGCAGGGGGAAAAAAACGGGTGCACCAAGCGTTTTCAGGTGATTTGCTCTTCACTTCCTGGCCCCCTCCCCACTAACCTCCTTATTGATATCAGTTTATCATGATGCTGATATTTCACTTTTTATTTTTGCATTAGTTGGGCAAGCGGTAGAGGGTTAATAGTGGGGGTGGCGAGTAACAGGTGGCGTAGTGCTGTTTGCTGGGTGGTGGCAGATGTGGTGTGTTTGAGCAGGTGTTTATGAGTTTGAATGGTTGTGTGAATGTGTTTGTCTTCCTGGTATGCTTGCTGGCTGACCAACTAGACATACTCCTTTCTCCATTCTCTTGATTGCCTGTTGGTTGTGTCCAATTTAACTTAGAAAGCAATGGAGGAGTATGCAACTTGTTTTCCACTTCCTTGTTAGAACATTTCATTCTCAATCACACCTTTTTTTTGTTAAATAGAAAAATAAGAGTTGTATGTTCTaaatccacaacaatgcttaatcCACATCAGGAGAGCACATTTGAGGAATTCTAGGTGTAGTTACTCTTTAATGCAAGTGCACACCTCCAAGAGACTGTTTGGTTAGCAACATttctgtagcgctcatgtgattgcagagtttgctaaacaaatggccactggattaaTGCAAATAatcatatcattctgccaggtagtcagaggctactttgtagttaacatttaattgagaactTACTTCTGGTAGAGCTAGAAAGGCCATCATTAGtgtcatcgctaacggctacacaaagtgtagatGTGACGcgtgctctacacacacacacacacacacgggagctTTCATGTGCCGTTTCAAAAAGTTGCAGGGTAACACTagtcactgatgcattttgttcttGTCTTATAATGAactttcaatacatttagttgatttcctttCTTAGTTCGATATATTTTTGAATATTGTTTAATTCcgttttaatgtctggattccaCATTTTTGGGCTGTAGCATTGATTTGTTGAAGTTCTTTCTTGAATCCCCATATCTACCCTCTTCTAGTCCCTCAGTGCTTGAAGTGCTAGCATACCCCTACAGCAGGTCACTAactcctccaccccacctctccccAGCTAAAGGCTGTCCACGAACAGCTTGCCGCGCTCTCTCAGGCCCCTGTGAGCAAACCGAAGAAGAAAGACAAGAAGGAGAAAGACAAGAAGAAGAAAGACAAGGACAACAAGCACAGCAAAACCAAGACGGACGAGGAGAAGAAGGCCAAGTCTGGGCAGACTGCCAAGCAGGGCCAGCAGAAGAAACCCTCCAGGAAAGCCAACAGCACAGTGACTGGCTCCAGGTAAGGACTCACGTTCTCTGAATTATTAGGGCTCTGCCCAGTCTCATAATAAGCAACACCATGAAAAGACACCATGAGACACTCATTGCTGCGCTGGCCTCTGATCTTCCAGGCAACCAAAGAAGGGGGGCCGGGGCTACGAGTCTGACGAGGAGGAGTCCCTGCCTATGACGTACGACGAGAAGCGCCAGCTCAGCCTGGACATCAACCGGCTCCCAGGAGAGAAGCTGGGCCGGGTTGTGCACATCATCCAGTCCCGAGAGCCCTCGCTGCGAGACTCCAACCCAGACGAGATCGAGATTGACTTTGAGACGCTCAAACCCTCCACCCTACGCGAACTCGAGCGATACGTCAAGTCCTGTTTACAGAAGAAACAGCGGAAACCCCAACGTAAGTACTGAAGTTGAAGACCTCGTGCTTTGGACGTCACTGATAGCTTCCTTGTCCTTCATCCTGATATTACTACTACACCCTGTAAATATCTTCTAACCCTACCTTCTCCCTTTACTGTTATTCTCTTTTCCTCCCCTTTGCTTGAATGACTAAATGATAgttttccccctttttttttaatgtaattttttaaataactaGATTATGTTTCTTCCCTCTAACAAGTTGCACTTCTCTCGGTTGACTGCTAGTTTTTGATATACAGGTGGTCCCCAACTTTTAACTCTTAAAAATGAATTTTCAGCTGAGCTTTGGTTTATGGTCTATGAGTGCTAGCTCAACAAAATAGCAAAAAATGATGCACAATTGACCTTGTGTACATGTAGCCTAACTGAAGACGGGTACTGTTGCCAGTATCTTGGCATTGTGGACATAGATTCTCTATGCTGATTTCAGGGACCTCCTGTATAAAATGTTTCAGGGCCTGAACCAGGTATATTGCTGTATTGCTAATATCGGCTCCTACTCGGACCCAGCGTAGTGGAGTCAGGCAGTGTGTCAtaccatgtgacaaataactcCTGGAGAAACCCATGTATAGTCCTCGCCTAATCACATTTTGTGTGGCTGTATATTTAGAAAGTGAGATGAAGTCTGTTTAATTCCAAGAGTATAAATGCTCGCCTGGGCTTTGAGCCTGCTGCCGTCTGTAGTCCTCCAAGTTGTAGGTGTTAGGCCATAGGCGTAAGGCGCTAGGCCTTAGCTGTGACCTAGCTAGCTATCACCACAGCGGCTGGGGGTCGGGCAGGAAGGCCATGGTGCTCACAGCGTGCCGCTGTGTGTCTCCTGCAGCGGGCCTCTGGGGGCAAGGGAGCTAGGTCCAAGGAGGACCTGGCACAGGAAAAGAAGCAGTTAGACAAAAAGAAAACAtccggagtagcatagagtaaggaacatccggagtagcatagagtaagggacatccggagtagcatagagtaagggacatccggagtagcatagagtaaggaACATCtggagtagcatagagtaagggacatccggagtagcatagagtaagggacatctggagtagcatagagtaaggaACATCtggagtagcatagagtaagggacatccggagtagcatagagtaagggacatccggagtagcatagagtaaggaACATCtggagtagcatagagtaagggacatccggagtagcatagagtaaggaacatccggagtagcatagagtaagggacatccggagtagcatagagtaagggacatccggagtagcatagagtaagggacatccggagtagcatagagtaagggacatccggagtagcatagagtaaggaACATCtggagtagcatagagtaaggaACATCtggagtagcatagagtaagggacatccggagtagcatagagtaagggacatccggagtagcatagagtaagggacatccggagtagcatagagtaaggaACATCtggagtagcatagagtaagggacatccggagtagcatagagtaaggaACATCtggagtagcatagagtaagggacatccggagtagcatagagtaagggacatccggagtagcatagagtaaggaACATCtggagtagcatagagtaagggacatccggagtagcatagagtaaggaACATCtggagtagcatagagtaagggacatctggagtagcatagagtaaggaACATCtggagtagcatagagtaaggaACATCtggagtagcatagagtaagggacatccggagtagcatagagtaagggacatccggagtagcatagagtaagggacatccggagtagcatagagtaagggacatccggagtagcatagagtaagggacatccggagtagcatagagtaagggacatccggagtagcatagagtaagggacatccggagtagcatagagtaaggaACATCtggagtagcatagagtaagggacatccggagtagcatagagtaaggaACATCtggagtagcatagagtaagggacatctggagtagcatagagtaaggaACATCtggagtagcatagagtaaggaACATCtggagtagcatagagtaagggacatccggagtagcatagagtaaggaacatccggagtagcatagagtaagggacatccggagtagcatagagtaagggacatccggagtagcatagagtaaggaACATCtggagtagcatagagtaagggacatccggagtagcatagagtaagggacatccggagtagcatagagtaagggacatccggagtagcatagagtaagggacatccggagtagcatagagtaaggaacatccggagtagcatagagtaaggaacatccggagtagcatagagtaaggaacatccggagtagcatagagtaaggaacatccggagtagcatagagtaagggaACATCtggagtagcatagagtaagggacatccggagtagcatagagtaaggaacatccggagtagcatagagtaaggaACATCtggagtagcatagagtaagggacatccggagtagcatagagtaagggacatccggagtagcatagagtaaggaACATCtggagtagcatagagtaagggacatccggagtagcatagagtaagggacatccggagtagcatagagtaagggacatccggagtagcatagagtaaggaacatccggagtagcatagagtaagggacatccggagtagcatagagtaagggacatccggagtagcatagagtaagggacatccggagtagcatagagtaaggaacatccggagtagcatagagtaagggacatccggagtagcatagagtaagggacatccggagtagcatagagtaagggacatccggagtagcatagagtaaggacatccggagtagcatagagtaagggacatccggagtagcatagagtaagggacatccggagtagcatagagtaagggacatccggagtagcatagagtaagggacatccggagtagcatagagtaagggacatccggagtagcatagagtaagggacatccggagtagcatagagtaagggacatccggagtagcatagagtaagggacatccggagtagcatagagtaagggacatccggagtagcatagagtaagggaCATCCGGAAGATAGAGTAAGGACATCGAGTAGCATAGGTAAGGGACAtccggagtagcatagagtaagggacatccggagtagcatagagtaagggacatccggagtagcatagagtaagggacatccggagtagcatagagtaagggacatccggagtagcatagagtaagggacatccggagtagcatagaggtaagggacatccggagtagcatagagtaagggacatccggagtagcatagagtaagggacatccggagtagcatagagtaagggacatccggagtagcatagagtaagggacatccggagtagcatagagtaagggacatccggagtagcatagagtaagggacatccggagtagcatagagtaagggacatccggagtagcatagagtaagggacatccggagtagcatagagtaagggacatccggagtagcatagagtaagggacatccggagtagcatagagtaagggacatccggagtagcatagagtaagggacatccggagtagcatagagtaagggacatccggagtagcatagagtaagggacatccggagtagcatagagtaagggacatccggagtagcatagagtaagggacatccggagtagcatagagtaagggacatccggagtagcatagagtaagggacatccggagtagcatagagtaagggacatccggagtagcatagagtaagggacatcggtagagtaagggacatccggagtagcatagagtaagggacatccggagtagcatagagtaagggacatccggagtagcatagagtaagggacatccggagtagcatagagtaagggacatccggagtagcatagagtaagggacatccggagtagcatagagtaagggacatccggagtagcatagagtaagggacatccggagtagcatagagtaagggacatccggagtagcatagagtaagggacatccggagtagcatagagtaagggaCAGCCGGAGTAGCATAGCGTA
It contains:
- the LOC109873968 gene encoding bromodomain-containing protein 3-like isoform X3; amino-acid sequence: MSAVTSATPAPPQGVNPPPPEVTNPTKPGRKTNQLQYMQNVMVKTLWKHNFAWPFYVPVDAIKLGLPDYHKIIKQPMDMGTIKKRLEHNYYWSASECMQDFNTMFTNCYIYNKPTDDIVLMAQALEKIFLQKVAMMPQEEVELLPPTPKPKKSKSIGGLDGSESPPSFPGSTTSVIGSSTMSTITPKVPAVQCSPNAPMIPVVSPSQPLVKKKGVKRKADTTTPTTSAITASRSESPSPVSEGKQGKVMSRRESTGRPIKAPKKDLVEGELGQHGGKRSRMSEQLKYCDSILKEMLSKKHAAYAWPFYKPVDAEALELHDYHEIIKHPMDLSTVKKKIDGREYPDAQMFAADVRIMFSNCYKYNPPDHEVVAMARKLQDVFEMRFAKMPDEPVELSPGAGGMVSKGDNSSSGDSSSSDCSDSEEERASRLAELQEQCISLERPNGSGQGEKNGCTKRFQLKAVHEQLAALSQAPVSKPKKKDKKEKDKKKKDKDNKHSKTKTDEEKKAKSGQTAKQGQQKKPSRKANSTVTGSRQPKKGGRGYESDEEESLPMTYDEKRQLSLDINRLPGEKLGRVVHIIQSREPSLRDSNPDEIEIDFETLKPSTLRELERYVKSCLQKKQRKPQQKGAGTGASRLSGSSSSSDSGSSSSSGSSSDSSDSD
- the LOC109873968 gene encoding bromodomain-containing protein 3-like isoform X2; amino-acid sequence: MSAVTSATPAPPQGVNPPPPEVTNPTKPGRKTNQLQYMQNVMVKTLWKHNFAWPFYVPVDAIKLGLPDYHKIIKQPMDMGTIKKRLEHNYYWSASECMQDFNTMFTNCYIYNKPTDDIVLMAQALEKIFLQKVAMMPQEEVELLPPTPKPKKSKSIGGLDGSESPPSFPGSTTSVIGSSTMSTITPKVPAVQCSPNAPMIPVVSPSQPLVKKGVKRKADTTTPTTSAITASRSESPSPVSEGKQGKVMSRRESTGRPIKAPKKDLVEGELGQHGGKRSRMSEQLKYCDSILKEMLSKKHAAYAWPFYKPVDAEALELHDYHEIIKHPMDLSTVKKKIDGREYPDAQMFAADVRIMFSNCYKYNPPDHEVVAMARKLQDVFEMRFAKMPDEPVELSPGAGGMVSKGDNSSSGDSSSSDCSDSEEERASRLAELQEQVGAEQCISLERPNGSGQGEKNGCTKRFQLKAVHEQLAALSQAPVSKPKKKDKKEKDKKKKDKDNKHSKTKTDEEKKAKSGQTAKQGQQKKPSRKANSTVTGSRQPKKGGRGYESDEEESLPMTYDEKRQLSLDINRLPGEKLGRVVHIIQSREPSLRDSNPDEIEIDFETLKPSTLRELERYVKSCLQKKQRKPQQKGAGTGASRLSGSSSSSDSGSSSSSGSSSDSSDSD
- the LOC109873968 gene encoding bromodomain-containing protein 3-like isoform X5; protein product: MSAVTSATPAPPQGVNPPPPEVTNPTKPGRKTNQLQYMQNVMVKTLWKHNFAWPFYVPVDAIKLGLPDYHKIIKQPMDMGTIKKRLEHNYYWSASECMQDFNTMFTNCYIYNKPTDDIVLMAQALEKIFLQKVAMMPQEEVELLPPTPKPKKSKSIGGLDGSESPPSFPGSTTSVIGSSTMSTITPKVPAVQCSPNAPMIPVVSPSQPLVKKGVKRKADTTTPTTSAITASRSESPSPVSEGKQGKVMSRRESTGRPIKAPKKDLVEGELGQHGGKRSRMSEQLKYCDSILKEMLSKKHAAYAWPFYKPVDAEALELHDYHEIIKHPMDLSTVKKKIDGREYPDAQMFAADVRIMFSNCYKYNPPDHEVVAMARKLQDVFEMRFAKMPDEPVELSPGAGGMVSKGDNSSSGDSSSSDCSDSEEERASRLAELQEQVGAEQLKAVHEQLAALSQAPVSKPKKKDKKEKDKKKKDKDNKHSKTKTDEEKKAKSGQTAKQGQQKKPSRKANSTVTGSRQPKKGGRGYESDEEESLPMTYDEKRQLSLDINRLPGEKLGRVVHIIQSREPSLRDSNPDEIEIDFETLKPSTLRELERYVKSCLQKKQRKPQQKGAGTGASRLSGSSSSSDSGSSSSSGSSSDSSDSD
- the LOC109873968 gene encoding bromodomain-containing protein 3-like isoform X4; the encoded protein is MSAVTSATPAPPQGVNPPPPEVTNPTKPGRKTNQLQYMQNVMVKTLWKHNFAWPFYVPVDAIKLGLPDYHKIIKQPMDMGTIKKRLEHNYYWSASECMQDFNTMFTNCYIYNKPTDDIVLMAQALEKIFLQKVAMMPQEEVELLPPTPKPKKSKSIGGLDGSESPPSFPGSTTSVIGSSTMSTITPKVPAVQCSPNAPMIPVVSPSQPLVKKKGVKRKADTTTPTTSAITASRSESPSPVSEGKQGKVMSRRESTGRPIKAPKKDLVEGELGQHGGKRSRMSEQLKYCDSILKEMLSKKHAAYAWPFYKPVDAEALELHDYHEIIKHPMDLSTVKKKIDGREYPDAQMFAADVRIMFSNCYKYNPPDHEVVAMARKLQDVFEMRFAKMPDEPVELSPGAGGMVSKGDNSSSGDSSSSDCSDSEEERASRLAELQEQVGAEQLKAVHEQLAALSQAPVSKPKKKDKKEKDKKKKDKDNKHSKTKTDEEKKAKSGQTAKQGQQKKPSRKANSTVTGSRQPKKGGRGYESDEEESLPMTYDEKRQLSLDINRLPGEKLGRVVHIIQSREPSLRDSNPDEIEIDFETLKPSTLRELERYVKSCLQKKQRKPQQKGAGTGASRLSGSSSSSDSGSSSSSGSSSDSSDSD
- the LOC109873968 gene encoding bromodomain-containing protein 3-like isoform X6, translated to MSAVTSATPAPPQGVNPPPPEVTNPTKPGRKTNQLQYMQNVMVKTLWKHNFAWPFYVPVDAIKLGLPDYHKIIKQPMDMGTIKKRLEHNYYWSASECMQDFNTMFTNCYIYNKPTDDIVLMAQALEKIFLQKVAMMPQEEVELLPPTPKPKKSKSIGGLDGSESPPSFPGSTTSVIGSSTMSTITPKVPAVQCSPNAPMIPVVSPSQPLVKKKGVKRKADTTTPTTSAITASRSESPSPVSEGKQGKVMSRRESTGRPIKAPKKDLVEGELGQHGGKRSRMSEQLKYCDSILKEMLSKKHAAYAWPFYKPVDAEALELHDYHEIIKHPMDLSTVKKKIDGREYPDAQMFAADVRIMFSNCYKYNPPDHEVVAMARKLQDVFEMRFAKMPDEPVELSPGAGGMVSKGDNSSSGDSSSSDCSDSEEERASRLAELQEQLKAVHEQLAALSQAPVSKPKKKDKKEKDKKKKDKDNKHSKTKTDEEKKAKSGQTAKQGQQKKPSRKANSTVTGSRQPKKGGRGYESDEEESLPMTYDEKRQLSLDINRLPGEKLGRVVHIIQSREPSLRDSNPDEIEIDFETLKPSTLRELERYVKSCLQKKQRKPQQKGAGTGASRLSGSSSSSDSGSSSSSGSSSDSSDSD
- the LOC109873968 gene encoding bromodomain-containing protein 3-like isoform X1 → MSAVTSATPAPPQGVNPPPPEVTNPTKPGRKTNQLQYMQNVMVKTLWKHNFAWPFYVPVDAIKLGLPDYHKIIKQPMDMGTIKKRLEHNYYWSASECMQDFNTMFTNCYIYNKPTDDIVLMAQALEKIFLQKVAMMPQEEVELLPPTPKPKKSKSIGGLDGSESPPSFPGSTTSVIGSSTMSTITPKVPAVQCSPNAPMIPVVSPSQPLVKKKGVKRKADTTTPTTSAITASRSESPSPVSEGKQGKVMSRRESTGRPIKAPKKDLVEGELGQHGGKRSRMSEQLKYCDSILKEMLSKKHAAYAWPFYKPVDAEALELHDYHEIIKHPMDLSTVKKKIDGREYPDAQMFAADVRIMFSNCYKYNPPDHEVVAMARKLQDVFEMRFAKMPDEPVELSPGAGGMVSKGDNSSSGDSSSSDCSDSEEERASRLAELQEQVGAEQCISLERPNGSGQGEKNGCTKRFQLKAVHEQLAALSQAPVSKPKKKDKKEKDKKKKDKDNKHSKTKTDEEKKAKSGQTAKQGQQKKPSRKANSTVTGSRQPKKGGRGYESDEEESLPMTYDEKRQLSLDINRLPGEKLGRVVHIIQSREPSLRDSNPDEIEIDFETLKPSTLRELERYVKSCLQKKQRKPQQKGAGTGASRLSGSSSSSDSGSSSSSGSSSDSSDSD